In a single window of the Zea mays cultivar B73 chromosome 5, Zm-B73-REFERENCE-NAM-5.0, whole genome shotgun sequence genome:
- the LOC103626576 gene encoding uncharacterized protein isoform X1: protein MAPGSPASPSSLLLPMACCSSVELVPSSISSMAPLLISPWSLAPAFPLMARSAHRCRHALPRCPPHLNPSSSSCISSPIRSHGGALLTMLTTTASPKPLSSSLGLLDEMPLSARYCPHAMSLARVFVKSSRVVDPCNPDVSASRFAVDLHSPRRNAVNPRPPSMSRLVLCLCDAMRAGGQHMRLTDPARLLLFYLRFSR from the exons ATGGCGCCTGGGTCCCCTGCATCTCCCTCATCGCTCCTGCTCCCTATGGCGTGCTGTAGCAGTGTCGAGCTAGTCCCATCCTCCATCTCGTCGATGGCTCCCCTGCTGATATCCCCATGGTCACTTGCCCCTGCGTTTCCCCTCATGGCGCGCTCTGCGCACCGTTGCCGGCATGCTCTACCTCGCTGTCCGCCCCATCTGAATCCGAGCAGCAGCTCGTGCATCAGTTCCCCAATACGTAGCCATGGTGGTGCTCTACTCACCATGCTAACCACAACAGCAAGCCCCAAGCCACTCTCCTCTTCACTCGGTCTGCTCGACGAAATGCCCCTCAGTGCACGCTACTGCCCCCATGCCATGTCACTTGCGCGAGTGTTCGTCAAGAGCAGCCGTGTCGTCGATCCATGCAACCCCGACGTCTCCGCGTCTCGCTTCGCCGTCGATCTGCACAGTCCCCGTCGCAATGCCGTCAATCCGCG TCCTCCGTCGATGTCGCGCCTCGTGCTATGCCTATGCGACGCAATGCGAGCCGGTGGACAGCACATGCGACTCACCGATCCGGCCAGGTTGCTTTTGTTTTATTTACGATTTAGTCGATGA
- the LOC103626576 gene encoding uncharacterized protein isoform X2: MAPGSPASPSSLLLPMACCSSVELVPSSISSMAPLLISPWSLAPAFPLMARSAHRCRHALPRCPPHLNPSSSSCISSPIRSHGGALLTMLTTTASPKPLSSSLGLLDEMPLSARYCPHAMSLARVFVKSSRVVDPCNPDVSASRFAVDLHSPRRNAVNPRPPSMSRLVLCLCDAMRAGGQHMRLTDPARTERW; encoded by the exons ATGGCGCCTGGGTCCCCTGCATCTCCCTCATCGCTCCTGCTCCCTATGGCGTGCTGTAGCAGTGTCGAGCTAGTCCCATCCTCCATCTCGTCGATGGCTCCCCTGCTGATATCCCCATGGTCACTTGCCCCTGCGTTTCCCCTCATGGCGCGCTCTGCGCACCGTTGCCGGCATGCTCTACCTCGCTGTCCGCCCCATCTGAATCCGAGCAGCAGCTCGTGCATCAGTTCCCCAATACGTAGCCATGGTGGTGCTCTACTCACCATGCTAACCACAACAGCAAGCCCCAAGCCACTCTCCTCTTCACTCGGTCTGCTCGACGAAATGCCCCTCAGTGCACGCTACTGCCCCCATGCCATGTCACTTGCGCGAGTGTTCGTCAAGAGCAGCCGTGTCGTCGATCCATGCAACCCCGACGTCTCCGCGTCTCGCTTCGCCGTCGATCTGCACAGTCCCCGTCGCAATGCCGTCAATCCGCG TCCTCCGTCGATGTCGCGCCTCGTGCTATGCCTATGCGACGCAATGCGAGCCGGTGGACAGCACATGCGACTCACCGATCCGGCCAG gaccgagaggtggtga
- the LOC103626576 gene encoding uncharacterized protein isoform X3: protein MAPGSPASPSSLLLPMACCSSVELVPSSISSMAPLLISPWSLAPAFPLMARSAHRCRHALPRCPPHLNPSSSSCISSPIRSHGGALLTMLTTTASPKPLSSSLGLLDEMPLSARYCPHAMSLARVFVKSSRVVDPCNPDVSASRFAVDLHSPRRNAVNPRPPSMSRLVLCLCDAMRAGGQHMRLTDPARYSLG, encoded by the exons ATGGCGCCTGGGTCCCCTGCATCTCCCTCATCGCTCCTGCTCCCTATGGCGTGCTGTAGCAGTGTCGAGCTAGTCCCATCCTCCATCTCGTCGATGGCTCCCCTGCTGATATCCCCATGGTCACTTGCCCCTGCGTTTCCCCTCATGGCGCGCTCTGCGCACCGTTGCCGGCATGCTCTACCTCGCTGTCCGCCCCATCTGAATCCGAGCAGCAGCTCGTGCATCAGTTCCCCAATACGTAGCCATGGTGGTGCTCTACTCACCATGCTAACCACAACAGCAAGCCCCAAGCCACTCTCCTCTTCACTCGGTCTGCTCGACGAAATGCCCCTCAGTGCACGCTACTGCCCCCATGCCATGTCACTTGCGCGAGTGTTCGTCAAGAGCAGCCGTGTCGTCGATCCATGCAACCCCGACGTCTCCGCGTCTCGCTTCGCCGTCGATCTGCACAGTCCCCGTCGCAATGCCGTCAATCCGCG TCCTCCGTCGATGTCGCGCCTCGTGCTATGCCTATGCGACGCAATGCGAGCCGGTGGACAGCACATGCGACTCACCGATCCGGCCAG gtactccttaggatga